Genomic segment of Tamandua tetradactyla isolate mTamTet1 chromosome 1, mTamTet1.pri, whole genome shotgun sequence:
TTTCCAGGCCCAgcaggagagagacagagggagcagGGAGTTTGTTGGGGTGTCTGCTTTAGCTGGGAACTAAGTCAAAGCTGTAAAGACACGCTTACACTTAGCAAGTCTTGATTGGGAGTTTTATTGTACTTAAGCGTCAACTACTACAGCTCATCTCAACTTCTGTTGAACTCTGATTTGTTTATAGCCTCTGTCTCTCTGGAAGCACTGGGTAAGGAGAATACTGCTGACTAAAAATTATTCCCCGGGCGGTGCaacgggtggctcagtggcagaattctcacctgctatgacagagatccgggttcaattcctggagcctgcctgtgccaaaaaaaaaaaaaaaaaaaaattatgcccaAAATATCTTCCATCTATGCCATCATTTAAAGCAAGAAGCCATAAAGAAGGGAGATATTAAGATATaaagcttttctctttccttacccTCAGCACCTGTCCAATAAATGGCAACAAAAGTCATGCACAAAACAGCTACACAATTcagaatttatacatttttaaaaattctgaataacTGAATTACAGATTAGAAACCAGTCAGTGTCTATACATAGTACTTCATAGTAAACTACATGCATCTATCCTATTTTAACATGCAAATCCTGGGCTGGTCTAACCCTTTTTCTCATATCCTTGAGTACTTTGGAAATGGTAGTTTAAGGAAGGTGCAGTCTAACTCCTTTCACCATTTTATTTGCAGAATACTTGCCCCACTCCTCCACAGGAATAGCTTTCCTAATTTTCCAATCTGATTCCAGATTTTTCCTGAAACTTCAGGCAGGTGTAAGATTTCAACTgacttatttttactattatatagACAATGCTATCTCATGTTACATATGGAACCCTGAGGTGTGActtataaaagcaaagaaaccttTCCCTGGGTAAAGCCAATGGGGCAGGTACCTAGCCTCAGGCTCTGATAGGACCCTCTACAGCTGTGGGAGGGAACAGCAAAATaagcaacagcaacaaaaaaaacaaaaaccacaaccCTCCTCTCCCAAGGAAACACCCTCAGACTCACTGCCTTtttctaaagcatccagggaaatacatcttggctcaagaaggccaatgacattgtggagttctctctcagctagaaaggcactcagtgacatctgctagctttctctccaggtttcttcaatggtttccctggtggcatttccgttatgcatctccaaaggtctctggctgtgtgggctctgttggttctgcaacttttttccaaaatggttccctcttaaagggctccaccttgaatgggtggagcacacatctccatgaaaactacctaatcaaaaggtaccaccaccaattgggtgggccacatctccatggaaacaataaaaaaaaagatcccacccagcaatactgaatgagaagtaAAGAattaggcttttctggggtgcataatagcttcaaaccagcacagctcctAAGGATTTGACTATAGGAAACTTTCCTAGAGAGAAATCTGCATACCAAAACATATTAGGTACATTTCTATTATATCTGAAAAACAAGCCCTTTCCATTGTGTTTATCAGGGTATAGACTGTTTTTTccaacaatgaaaacaaaacaataccaaGTTTTATCTTAGGGTACTGACTCTTCAATCTAGACCACTTGGGTTCAAAATCCCAAATCAgagtgctcaacaaatgttagctgCTATTTACTCGGAATAAAAACCTCTCAAGAGCTACAACCTACAGTCTTGCCCATCCCCAATGACAAGGGCGGTGGGACCTACTAAAATTGCCTAACTTTAGCACATCAcattttataatatgaaataCTTTCCTCTCTCCAAACTCACTTTTTTTCACTCTGTCCCAATTCTTCACAACCCAAttgccttttcagttttttggaacaTCTCAAGTCTATTTACCTTAGGACCTTTACACTTAGGTTTCTCCCAGATCTTCACTAACTGGCTCTTTCTCACCATTGAGGTTTCAGATTTAATATCATTTCCTAAGAGGCCTCCCCTAATCACCCTATTGAAAATAGCTCCTACCTCCCACCCTAATACATCATAGTTTCATTGCTTGTATGACACTCAGCACTAATTCATTTGTTGATTTGTCTCCCTCCATTTAAATGTCAATGCTATGATAACAGGAGCTCGCTCATTAATCTCTATCCCAGAACTTAAGTAACCAGTACTGTAAAGACACTTGAtgtttgtaaaatttaaaataaaattttttataccAAGCCCAAATTtcttctaaatataaaaacctcATCACAATCCCCAGAGAAAACAGAACTTCAAATAAAAGGGATTTGGGTAGTGTAGTAGGTATTTGCACATTGTTTGGAACTCATCTTTTGAAAATTCCTAACTGGGAAAAATCCCATGTTGGGTCCTGTCTCCAGAGCTCAAAtccccagcctcccttgcagctccGATTACCCACGAAACTAGGTTCTGACTCACAGTCACGAGACTGAGAAGAGAGCAATGTAGAGCGACTTTGCAGGTCTCATCTCCCCGCTTTCCCCACATGGGCTGTGGCTGAAATCTTGGGCTTTCTGAGAGAGCAGTGGGCTGCCAGGGAAATGACGTTAGTGAGCTGTGATGGCCGTTCCCTTAGTGCTTGATGGGGCAGCACAGCAACTGGGTCTCCGCACGATGTCACTCCTGTGCAGTTTTGGACCGTTCCTAGAAGTATAGTCTTTGAGTCTGACCCAAAACTCTGAAAAGCACCTTGTATCACTCCCCACTTAATCTGAGTAAGCTTCTGTTACCCATCCCCAATGACAAGGTCAGCGGGACCTACTAAAACTGCCTAACTTTAGGACATCAcattttataatatgaaataattcCTACATCCGTCTACTAAATTACTTTCTGATATACATCAAAATCAATGTGAGAAACGATGTGCTCTTCCTTCCAGGTCTGATTTCCACAGCTCCTGAGGAAGGCCAGTCACAAGGGCTCAATCTCCCCAATAGGCGCAGGCAGCTGAAATCTTAAGCATATCCGACTAAAGAATGAATTACAATATGTTCTCCAGTTAAAACGTGATGACTATGCTAATTTTGAAGTGGACTGTTGAACAATCCTATCcatttataataaaacaagaGTCCATATGAGATGGCAAAGTGGTGAACAGCAGGGTAAATGCAGCTTACAGGGGGTTTTGTCCAACCTAcagtgtttttaaacttttaaaaatgtgttgccagggcagtgcaatggtggctcagtggcagaattgtcacctgccattctggagacccaggtttgattcccagagtctgttcatacaaaaaaaatttaaaaatatttaagcctcctatattctggagcagctagaaggaaaaatctgagaggaacatatggtagcccatgacaaactctgggatctgtcctgttaacTACttactgaagagtgctttgaaaactactgcttttttatttgttttgtatatatgttatactatacaataaaaaagttaaaaaaatttgttgCCAGAGCTACAAAGATTTCCTAACAtctgtgatttttcccttctcttcaaaacCCACCACCACTAATTACAACCCTACATGCCATAATCAAATGCTCCCTTTTGACAAGGTATGTGCTCTTTAATTTACTACTGACATGTACTCACACCagatttctatttctaattttgttgTATGAATTAGAAGTAGGACAAACTACCCGCCATTTCATGAAAAGGtttagtaaaacaaacaaaaacacctaaATTTTACCCCACTGTAACATGCTGGAATGGGAGAAATTAAAGTAGAAATGGCAAAACAGAAGGGTGGGAGTTTATGGTGGAGGCTGGAACTTGGACTTAAAGATTCTGAAACAAATCAAATTACAATACACAGGTCAGAAAATGTTAAATCTTATGTGTATAACACGAGGACCCTGACTCCAACtttaataaaattctagcaatttATAATGGAAACTGACAGAATGACCACCTCCCAGATAATTAAAACTTACATAGTAAAACACTTCTATAGGACATATCATTTGAAGTAAAAACCAGCCCACAGAGTGCCTTATTCAAAAAACGGTAtgcacaaataaagaaaaaaaaaacctgccctTAAATATATCAACTGTGATGGATTTGGTAAGATTAAGTCTACTACACGTCAATTTCAGGCATAAAAAGCTCCAGAGAATTTTTTGATTGTGAgaggtggtgggggggtggggggagggaagcaGGCAAGTAAATACTCTACAGGTTAAAACACAAAATCCTGTCCCTTACATTACAAGTCAGTTTCAAGACATCCTCTGAGTGATAAAATCAAGACAGTTCTCAAAAAAGTGTCACAAGCCATTACATTCAAAAAGCCCATTATAAAAAGGAGTACACACATTAACAGATAATGTAAAATCCCAGACTCTTCCCTACACTGCtgggaaaaatgcaaataaagttatctttatttatttaaaacttatcTTTAAGGTAATATAACAATCTACAACATTTTCAGGTCAGATTCACCAGCCCCTCAGTACTGAGGAAATGTGCCATCAATTTTGGTAGCCCATGCCATGAGACCCCCGGCAACATCCTGAACTGCAACAGAGTCTAACTCTTGGGCTGCTGTTAAAGACTGCAGGATCTTCACAGCTTTCTGAGAGTCATTTCCCAGTTTACAAATTACATAAACGGAGACCACTTCCCCTTCTTGTGTGCCCTGCTTCCCTTCCCGGATTGCTGTTCCTAAGAGTTTCAGGCTCTCTGCATCTCTCCGTTCCAGATGTTTCAAAGGGATGGGCAGGGCATGAGGCAAACGACAGATGTCCACCTCCACCTGAGGCCTGACATCCAGCAGCACGTGGGGTGTCCCAGAATCCAGAAACCGCTTATAGTCGGTGACAGAAACGCGCTCCTCTGGGCTGAGCAACTGCAGAGAAAAGCACTTATCGGTGGCTGAAGAGCCACAGAAGGCTTCGTAGTCCTGCAGGTTAGTCACAGTGGGCCGGTCCCCGCACGCTGCACAGTCGGGCCTGCGGTTCCGCAGCTTAATACAGCGGAAATGCCCTCCGAGGGCATCGAACAGCAACAGGCTGCCACTGTAAGAGGGGCCCAGACCTGCAGCGATCTTCAGCACTTCTAGTGCCTGCAGGCAGCCCAGCACTCCGGTTACAACACCGAGTACCCCGCCATCCGCGCAGTTGGTTACCGTCTCCGCTGGGGGCGGCTGGGGGAAGATGCAGCGATAGCAAGGGCCGCCATCGTAATGGTAGACTGTGATTTGGCCCTCGAAGCGCAGAGCGCTGGCTGACACGAGAGGTCGGCCGGCCAACACACATGCGTCGTTAACCAAGTAGCGAGTGGGCACGTTGTCCGAGCAGTCAGCCACCACGTCATAGCGGCGTACGAGGTCTAGCGCCGTGTGTGGCGTTAGGGGCTGAGCGTAGGGCACGCACTCCACCGCCGAGTTGAGGCGACGCAGCGAGGCGGCGGCCGAAAAGGCCTTGGCTTGGCCGGCCAGTGCCTCGCCATGCAGCACTTGGCGGGCCAGGTTGCTTATTTCCACTACGTCGTAGTCCACCAAGCCAAGGCGGCCGACGCCTGCAGCTGCCAGGTACTGCGCCAGAGGGCAGCCAAGCCCACCACAGCCCACGATTAACACGGACGCGGCCGCCAGCCGCAGCTGCCCCTGCACGCCCAGCTCAGGGAGCACTAGCTGCCGGCTGTAGCGCAGAATCTCGTCTCGGGACAGAACGGCCTTCGGGGGTAGCGGCGACACGGGAATAAACCGTTCTGGCTCTGGTTCCTGCTCCGCTAAAAGAGCCGCTGCCAGTTTCTGCTTCAGGAAACTCAGCTCTTCCTCACGCTGGGCGACTTCAGCCCGCAAAGCGACGACCTCAGCCTGAGCGGCCATGCCGGCTTTTTCCGGATGTTGGGTAGATATTTCCGTTTCCGGCTTCCCTCCGCCTGGCGACTGGAATAAACCAAAGGGCTTCATGGAGCTTGGAAATAAAGGGGTTAACATATATATTGCCTGAATTAGACTTTAGGTTACACTGTAAAGattcttaaatatttactttttaattggtGCCATACAGAGAGCCTTATGAGAACCAGAACTCCAACTACATAGATCGACCCTCCCCGATTTGGTACAGTCCACCCCGCCGTCTTCTCGCGTAGGGTTGACGTCATCCGCCGCTGACGTCTTGCGCAGTTCCGTCATGGCCGCCACGGAGGGCAGTCGTTCTCCTCTCGCGCCTCGGCGGGAGTCGGGGGGGCTCGCCGCGCGGCAGGACAAGTATTCGGTGCTTTTGCCCACCTACAACGAGCGCGAGAACTTGCCGCTTATCGTGTGGCTGTTGGTGAAAAGCTTCTCGGAGAGGTAGCGCCCGGCCGCTCTCCCGAGGACCGGGATGAGCTGGCCTCCCGGCCTGGCTGTCGGCCGTTGGCAGCGCCAGGCGGCCCTGCCCGGCTTCGGCTTGGCTCCTACGGGGCGGAGGCCACCCTGGGAGGGAAACTGAGGTGGACGCTCGTCTAGCTGTGTCCGCGTCCCGGGTTCTTATTTCTGTCTTTGATCTTTATTTTACACCGCCGCCCCCCGCCCGCCTTTTTCTTAAAAGTGACTGACGTCGCTCGGTCCGGGCGGTTGGGGCCGCGGCTGGAGCCCGCCCGCTGCCGAGCGCTGATTGTAAGGACGAGGCTTGGTCTGCGTGGGTTGGGGAGCTGCTGCGGGGCGGGACACCCTTTCTTagaggagaaagcagagaagtttCTGCGTTGATCACGGGTGGATTTTGATGTGGTTCTTAAAACTAGGGAATGTGGTGGTTTTGGAGTTCGGATGTGTTTTAGGGTTACGCAGAAGGGGTCGGGCTGTATTCGTCGTTGAAGATCTTCTATATGCACATACAGGCTTAACAGGTTATCTTGGAATTCGGATAATAGTCCATATAACTGCGATGTAATTTTTTTGAGGGGGTCGTCTCATTGGACACATTGTTTCCagagtttgtt
This window contains:
- the MOCS3 gene encoding adenylyltransferase and sulfurtransferase MOCS3; translation: MAAQAEVVALRAEVAQREEELSFLKQKLAAALLAEQEPEPERFIPVSPLPPKAVLSRDEILRYSRQLVLPELGVQGQLRLAAASVLIVGCGGLGCPLAQYLAAAGVGRLGLVDYDVVEISNLARQVLHGEALAGQAKAFSAAASLRRLNSAVECVPYAQPLTPHTALDLVRRYDVVADCSDNVPTRYLVNDACVLAGRPLVSASALRFEGQITVYHYDGGPCYRCIFPQPPPAETVTNCADGGVLGVVTGVLGCLQALEVLKIAAGLGPSYSGSLLLFDALGGHFRCIKLRNRRPDCAACGDRPTVTNLQDYEAFCGSSATDKCFSLQLLSPEERVSVTDYKRFLDSGTPHVLLDVRPQVEVDICRLPHALPIPLKHLERRDAESLKLLGTAIREGKQGTQEGEVVSVYVICKLGNDSQKAVKILQSLTAAQELDSVAVQDVAGGLMAWATKIDGTFPQY